In a single window of the Phycisphaerales bacterium genome:
- the tssG gene encoding type VI secretion system baseplate subunit TssG, with protein MASESPRTPPDAVPVTLLERLEAEAPRFDFFQAVWLLERLVGGLPVGERGPVADERIRFRPDLSLGFPASDVRRILAQRDSTRGTTSYTLEETFLGLYGVSTPLPLHYAVDILRGADAGSIEEGANAADENSPVRAFLDVLHHRVIALFYRAGLKYRFERTFPLAGRDVLSSYLRLLIGLPPGSGAGQLGVPPIRLLRYCGTLTQHPRSAATLAGLLSDYWGGLPFRVTQFVGEWVALDSADQNRCGGMNCTLGEDLTIGEQVYDLGSAFAITVGPVDWETYLTFVPGGPRFRQTRALIKLYCMDPLAFTLEVELAEGVVPETRLTSEDDAGALGLTTWVSSVPLGATAATFAATEETEVRIGLMLS; from the coding sequence ATGGCTTCTGAGAGCCCCCGGACCCCGCCGGACGCCGTACCCGTGACGCTGCTTGAGCGGCTCGAGGCGGAGGCGCCGCGTTTCGACTTTTTCCAGGCGGTCTGGTTGCTCGAGCGGCTCGTCGGGGGGTTGCCGGTCGGCGAGCGTGGTCCGGTTGCGGATGAGCGCATTCGATTCCGCCCGGACCTTTCGCTGGGTTTCCCCGCGAGCGATGTACGCCGTATTTTGGCGCAGCGTGACAGCACGCGCGGTACGACCTCGTACACGCTCGAAGAGACCTTCCTCGGACTGTACGGGGTGTCGACGCCGTTACCGCTGCACTACGCCGTGGATATCCTGCGCGGGGCGGATGCGGGTTCGATCGAAGAGGGGGCGAACGCCGCGGACGAGAACAGTCCGGTCCGGGCGTTTCTCGACGTCCTGCACCATCGCGTGATTGCGCTCTTTTACCGGGCGGGGCTCAAGTACCGTTTCGAGCGGACGTTTCCGCTCGCGGGCCGGGACGTCCTGAGCAGCTACCTGCGCCTGCTGATCGGACTGCCGCCGGGCAGTGGTGCGGGACAACTCGGTGTGCCGCCGATTCGGCTACTCCGGTATTGCGGCACGTTGACGCAGCATCCCCGCTCCGCGGCGACGCTGGCCGGCTTGCTTTCGGACTACTGGGGCGGCCTGCCATTCCGGGTCACGCAGTTCGTAGGCGAATGGGTTGCGCTCGACAGCGCGGACCAGAACCGTTGCGGCGGCATGAACTGCACCCTGGGTGAGGATCTCACCATCGGGGAGCAGGTCTATGACCTCGGCAGCGCGTTCGCCATCACGGTCGGACCGGTCGACTGGGAAACCTACCTGACCTTCGTACCTGGCGGACCGCGTTTTCGGCAGACCCGCGCCCTGATCAAGCTGTACTGCATGGACCCGCTGGCTTTCACGCTGGAAGTGGAATTGGCGGAGGGCGTGGTGCCGGAGACGCGCCTGACTTCGGAAGACGACGCCGGGGCGCTGGGTCTGACCACTTGGGTCAGCAGCGTGCCGCTGGGGGCCACTGCGGCGACGTTCGCCGCGACCGAGGAAACGGAAGTTCGGATCGGATTGATGTTGTCGTAG
- the tssF gene encoding type VI secretion system baseplate subunit TssF, which translates to MRRSNGAAAVGVARLGVRVSRTYFQDELRYLRDVGPEFARANPEIARHLSDVGTDPDVDRLLEGVAFLCARIRQKLDDELPELTGGLMGLLWPHYLRPVPSLTIMELLPDVDALQGAIVAAPGAEYASRPVDGTRCRYRSSWPVKLRPLVMREARLETPAAQPPRLVLTLRAAGKATLSGIDLDVVRLHFAGDPGTAFALYQLMAAHVASVTVNGGSGRSRTLPAHSVRVAGLAQSEGVVPYPEYIFAGYALLQDYFAFKERFLFVDVCGLDAAVAALELEEEAEVVFTFSRRLESYPLVSRDNVRLHCVPAANLFAHHAEPIRVQHDRVRYLVQPAAAGLADRRHAEVFSIDRVVGLVRSQGLEAREFPSFHSFEHAIGRDTDAATYYQPHVTPSLIGSSARWGTDTFVSFVVGSGLAGTPTEETISVELTCTNRDLPAELRAGDICESTDRSPAGVRFRNLTKPTPTISPPLGKGLHWRLLSHLSLNYVSLARLDHFKELLRVYDFQAAYDAQRARTLERLLEGVLAIHAQPRGRMVRGAPVRGVQVELELNEEHFAGEGDAWLFAAILDHFLAAYVTLNTFSQLRVRFARSGVEYEFAPRWGAQATPAGGDDGF; encoded by the coding sequence GTGCGCCGCTCGAACGGCGCGGCAGCCGTGGGTGTGGCGCGATTGGGTGTCCGCGTGAGCCGAACCTACTTTCAGGATGAGTTGCGCTACCTGCGCGACGTCGGGCCCGAGTTCGCCCGTGCCAACCCGGAGATTGCGCGCCACCTGAGCGACGTCGGTACCGATCCCGACGTGGATCGGTTGCTCGAGGGTGTTGCGTTCCTCTGCGCCCGGATTCGCCAGAAACTCGATGATGAACTCCCGGAACTCACCGGCGGCCTCATGGGCCTGCTGTGGCCGCATTATCTGCGGCCAGTACCTTCGCTCACGATCATGGAGTTGCTGCCGGACGTCGATGCGCTGCAAGGTGCAATCGTCGCGGCGCCTGGTGCGGAGTACGCCAGTCGTCCGGTGGACGGCACGCGTTGCCGGTACCGCAGTTCCTGGCCGGTCAAGCTCCGCCCGCTGGTCATGCGGGAGGCGCGGCTGGAGACCCCGGCGGCGCAACCGCCGCGGCTGGTGCTAACCCTGCGGGCGGCCGGCAAGGCGACCTTGTCGGGAATTGATCTGGACGTGGTGCGACTGCATTTTGCCGGGGACCCCGGCACCGCGTTCGCGCTGTACCAGCTTATGGCTGCTCACGTGGCGTCGGTGACGGTGAACGGCGGCAGCGGTCGGAGCCGCACGCTGCCCGCTCACAGCGTGCGAGTGGCCGGTCTGGCACAGTCCGAAGGCGTCGTTCCATATCCGGAGTACATCTTCGCCGGGTACGCGCTGCTGCAGGACTACTTCGCATTCAAGGAACGATTCCTGTTTGTCGATGTGTGCGGGCTCGACGCCGCTGTCGCGGCGCTCGAGTTGGAGGAGGAGGCCGAAGTGGTCTTCACCTTCAGCCGCCGGCTCGAATCGTACCCGCTGGTTTCGCGGGATAATGTGCGGCTGCACTGCGTGCCGGCGGCGAACCTGTTTGCGCACCATGCGGAACCGATCCGCGTACAGCATGACCGGGTGCGATACCTCGTTCAGCCCGCGGCGGCCGGGCTGGCGGACCGTCGGCATGCGGAGGTATTCTCGATCGATCGCGTGGTCGGACTCGTGCGTTCACAGGGGCTGGAGGCGCGCGAGTTTCCTTCCTTCCACTCGTTCGAGCACGCAATCGGCCGGGACACCGACGCGGCTACGTACTACCAGCCCCATGTGACGCCGAGTCTGATTGGTTCGAGTGCGCGGTGGGGGACCGACACCTTTGTTTCCTTCGTTGTGGGCAGCGGGCTGGCGGGCACGCCGACCGAGGAGACGATCTCCGTCGAGCTGACCTGTACGAATCGCGACCTTCCGGCGGAGTTGCGGGCCGGGGACATCTGCGAGTCGACCGACCGGTCGCCGGCCGGCGTGCGGTTCCGCAACCTGACGAAGCCGACACCGACCATCAGTCCACCGCTGGGCAAGGGATTGCACTGGCGGCTGCTGTCGCACCTGTCGCTGAACTACGTGTCACTGGCCCGGCTCGACCATTTCAAAGAATTGCTGCGCGTCTACGACTTTCAGGCCGCGTATGATGCGCAGCGGGCGCGGACGCTCGAACGACTGCTGGAGGGGGTGTTGGCGATTCACGCCCAGCCGCGCGGTCGGATGGTCCGCGGTGCCCCGGTGCGGGGTGTCCAGGTCGAACTGGAACTGAACGAGGAGCACTTCGCGGGTGAAGGCGATGCGTGGCTCTTCGCGGCCATCCTCGACCACTTCCTCGCGGCCTACGTGACGCTGAACACCTTCAGCCAGTTGCGTGTGCGTTTCGCGCGGTCAGGAGTGGAGTACGAGTTCGCCCCGCGTTGGGGTGCGCAGGCCACACCGGCGGGAGGCGATGATGGCTTCTGA
- the tssE gene encoding type VI secretion system baseplate subunit TssE, whose translation MAREQALLDRLAAAQSSDRGDRYRGSTVGEDLEALMESIRRNLRRLLNARQGMCEAAPEYGLPTLSELIVGNQQYVLRVQDAIRTAIERYEPRLRRVRVTQQAVSESRHTLLFRVDAVMVGRAGEHRVWYETEFTPMGEFHVAG comes from the coding sequence ATGGCGCGAGAGCAAGCTCTGCTCGATCGGCTCGCGGCGGCGCAGTCCTCCGACCGCGGAGACCGCTACCGCGGGTCGACCGTTGGCGAAGATCTCGAAGCGCTGATGGAGTCGATTCGCCGCAATCTGCGGCGCCTGCTCAACGCGCGCCAAGGCATGTGCGAGGCGGCGCCCGAGTACGGCCTGCCCACCTTGTCCGAACTGATCGTCGGGAACCAGCAGTACGTGCTGCGCGTGCAGGATGCCATTCGCACCGCCATTGAGCGCTATGAGCCGCGCCTGCGCCGGGTCCGTGTGACGCAGCAGGCGGTCTCCGAAAGCCGGCATACTCTGCTGTTCCGGGTCGATGCGGTCATGGTCGGACGGGCCGGCGAGCACCGCGTTTGGTACGAAACGGAGTTCACCCCCATGGGCGAGTTCCACGTCGCCGGTTGA
- the hcp gene encoding type VI secretion system tube protein Hcp: MPTPCNLKVAEYPGSSQKEGRDGTSDVFEIEHHLHSPTDPTTGMPAGVRVHSPMRVVKEIDKASPGFHKALCTAQNLAEVILDFYRIDPATRSEKKYYTITMKNARIVDLRPYMPMSFVPQNESYRHMEQVSFVYESIEWNWVPDSVVEMDSWRMPG, encoded by the coding sequence ATGCCTACCCCGTGTAATCTGAAGGTTGCCGAGTACCCCGGCTCGTCGCAGAAGGAAGGTCGCGATGGGACGAGCGATGTGTTCGAGATCGAGCACCACCTGCACAGCCCCACCGATCCCACCACCGGGATGCCGGCCGGCGTCCGCGTGCACAGCCCGATGCGGGTCGTGAAGGAAATTGACAAGGCCTCGCCGGGCTTCCACAAGGCGCTGTGCACCGCGCAGAACCTGGCCGAAGTGATCCTCGACTTTTACCGGATCGACCCGGCGACGCGTTCGGAAAAGAAGTACTACACGATCACGATGAAGAACGCGCGGATCGTGGACCTGCGGCCCTACATGCCGATGAGCTTCGTACCGCAGAACGAGTCCTACCGGCACATGGAGCAGGTCAGCTTCGTGTACGAGTCGATCGAGTGGAACTGGGTTCCGGACTCGGTTGTCGAAATGGATTCGTGGCGCATGCCGGGCTAA
- the tssC gene encoding type VI secretion system contractile sheath large subunit: MAEQPQAAPQAAAGALDTTAVDALIDQLDLDHEYIDLYRKGIAGLVQKAAGLDLEKVALNKQVVDDFIAEIDQQLSAQINVILHNEQFQKLESSWRSLWYLVSNTEFRANMKIEVLNTTKEDLLEDFQDCKDWQKSGLFKTVYRDQYNTFGGNPYGLMVSNFDFDYRNPDVELMSEIARVAAVAKCPFLGGASPKMFNKNMSDFSSLPKLAEMYEIFEQPMYTKWNSFRDSDDSRYIGLAMPRFLLRAPYTVENQDVKEFVFEEDVRMQNHERYLWGNASFALASRMTESFAKYGWYNAIVGPNSGGTVPNLPLHQYEATGQYHTKIPTETLISEDMDVDLCNFGFIPLVMRKGSDNAAFFDAPSSKRVGKFPDTAEGKEDETRARLGMSLPYLMIQCRLAHYLKVIWRENMGRVMDAQKMVGEINTWLKQYVRQGTLDDELAAKYPLKEVQVTAEPVPGKPGLFKSEIQMIPHFKLKGVEVQLSMVGQFDPPPQ; the protein is encoded by the coding sequence ATGGCAGAACAGCCACAAGCAGCCCCGCAGGCAGCCGCGGGCGCGCTCGATACCACAGCGGTCGATGCGTTGATCGATCAGCTCGATCTCGATCATGAATACATTGACCTGTATCGCAAGGGCATCGCCGGCCTGGTGCAGAAGGCGGCGGGCCTCGATCTCGAAAAGGTTGCGCTGAACAAGCAGGTGGTCGACGACTTCATCGCCGAGATCGACCAGCAGCTCAGCGCGCAGATCAACGTGATCCTCCACAACGAGCAGTTTCAGAAGCTCGAATCTTCGTGGCGCAGTCTGTGGTACCTGGTGAGCAACACCGAGTTCCGCGCCAACATGAAGATCGAGGTGCTGAACACGACCAAGGAGGACCTGCTCGAAGACTTCCAGGACTGCAAGGACTGGCAGAAGTCGGGCCTCTTCAAGACGGTCTACCGCGACCAGTACAACACTTTCGGCGGCAACCCGTACGGGTTGATGGTGAGCAACTTCGACTTCGACTACCGCAATCCCGACGTGGAGCTGATGAGCGAGATCGCCCGAGTCGCGGCGGTGGCGAAGTGCCCGTTCCTGGGTGGCGCCAGCCCCAAGATGTTCAATAAGAACATGAGCGACTTCAGCAGTCTGCCGAAGCTCGCCGAAATGTACGAAATCTTCGAGCAGCCGATGTACACGAAGTGGAACTCGTTCCGTGATTCGGACGATTCCCGGTACATCGGCCTGGCGATGCCGCGTTTCCTGCTGCGGGCGCCCTACACGGTCGAGAACCAGGATGTGAAGGAGTTCGTCTTCGAGGAAGACGTGCGAATGCAGAACCACGAGCGGTATCTGTGGGGGAATGCCTCGTTCGCCCTCGCCAGCCGCATGACCGAGAGCTTCGCCAAGTACGGCTGGTACAACGCGATCGTCGGGCCGAACAGCGGCGGCACCGTGCCGAACCTGCCGCTGCACCAGTACGAGGCCACCGGCCAGTACCATACCAAGATCCCGACCGAGACGCTGATCTCGGAAGACATGGACGTGGACCTGTGCAACTTCGGCTTCATCCCGCTGGTCATGCGCAAGGGCAGTGACAATGCGGCCTTCTTCGACGCCCCGTCGTCGAAGCGCGTCGGGAAGTTCCCGGACACGGCCGAAGGCAAGGAAGACGAGACGCGCGCCCGCCTGGGCATGTCGCTGCCGTACCTGATGATCCAATGCCGGCTGGCACACTACCTCAAGGTCATTTGGCGCGAGAACATGGGCCGCGTGATGGACGCCCAGAAGATGGTGGGCGAGATCAACACCTGGCTGAAGCAGTACGTGCGGCAGGGCACTCTCGACGACGAATTGGCGGCGAAGTACCCCCTGAAGGAAGTGCAGGTCACCGCGGAACCGGTCCCCGGCAAGCCGGGCCTGTTCAAGTCGGAAATCCAGATGATTCCGCACTTCAAGCTCAAGGGTGTCGAGGTTCAGCTTTCGATGGTGGGCCAGTTCGACCCGCCGCCCCAATAG
- the tssB gene encoding type VI secretion system contractile sheath small subunit — MAKGPSKARESRVNIVISDKLKGGAEPELPFRMLVMGDYTLKGDKRPIEDRVPVDISKSNFDSVMQSFNLSLDLSVPDQLTGTGEMPVSLKFGTLKDFRPEAIARQVPQLKNLLELRDALKALRPTMGDKAAQQKLAEAIKDPAVREKILGMLAQPEGSGEGATPNA; from the coding sequence ATGGCCAAGGGACCGTCGAAGGCGCGGGAATCGCGCGTCAACATCGTCATTTCCGACAAGTTGAAAGGCGGCGCGGAGCCCGAACTGCCGTTCCGTATGCTCGTCATGGGGGATTACACGCTCAAGGGTGACAAGCGGCCGATTGAAGACCGCGTGCCGGTGGACATCAGCAAGTCGAATTTTGACTCGGTGATGCAGAGCTTCAACCTGTCGCTCGACCTGAGCGTCCCGGACCAGCTCACGGGCACGGGTGAAATGCCGGTCTCGTTGAAGTTCGGCACCCTGAAGGACTTCCGGCCGGAGGCGATTGCCCGGCAGGTGCCGCAACTCAAGAACCTGCTCGAGTTGCGTGATGCGCTCAAGGCCCTGCGGCCGACCATGGGCGACAAGGCGGCCCAGCAGAAGCTGGCGGAAGCCATCAAGGATCCGGCCGTGCGGGAGAAGATCCTCGGGATGCTTGCGCAGCCGGAAGGTTCGGGGGAAGGCGCCACGCCGAACGCGTAG
- the tssA gene encoding type VI secretion system protein TssA, with protein MPQYDEQPILALGKTPIPGSAPAGSDVADDEDYLLVQAEMAKLDRIDLGDPDWFQIESATLNLLQNKSKDVEMACALGYALFRKHRYAGLAATLGMFTDLVKTFWEDLFPTRPRRRKARIESLCEQLVEANWLRDAPPKPDEFDALDLTLERLTTLEEALKERMPDEEPDFNKFRRKLKDMQKERPKPAAPAPAPAAAAPEGSAPQPAAVAGGGAGFATGEVQDASGAIHAVLAAATFLRKKDAGEPLAYTLPRAVKWARVGLPPSAEARRDIPAPDKNLVEGLEFQFANGVWEHLLTNAEGAFRVEDPLWLDLQRYVCAALLGLGPQFNDARLAVMAMTGALVQRLGSGVYDLTYKGGRALCSGETRMWLEAEVLPTKGGGGGGGGGAANGKLTEATDAARKLAAGGKLAEAVGKLQAGLAECAQRRDRFLWKLHIAELCYETQRLQLAAPLLEECADEIKRYRIDEWEPGLAAQVAHTLYRCRKALAAAEKEPHSEALARVRESYAWLCQLDPVAALAAEPAGR; from the coding sequence ATGCCACAGTACGACGAACAGCCCATTCTCGCGCTCGGAAAGACGCCGATCCCCGGCAGTGCTCCGGCCGGCTCCGACGTTGCCGACGACGAGGACTACCTCCTCGTCCAGGCCGAGATGGCCAAGCTGGACCGCATCGACCTCGGTGACCCGGACTGGTTCCAGATCGAGTCTGCCACCCTCAACTTGCTCCAGAACAAGTCGAAAGATGTCGAGATGGCGTGTGCCCTGGGGTACGCGCTGTTTCGCAAGCATCGCTACGCGGGGTTGGCCGCTACGCTGGGCATGTTTACCGACCTGGTCAAAACCTTCTGGGAAGACCTTTTCCCAACCCGGCCGCGCCGCCGGAAGGCCCGGATCGAGTCCCTTTGCGAGCAGCTCGTCGAGGCGAACTGGCTGCGCGATGCGCCGCCCAAGCCCGATGAGTTTGATGCGCTCGATCTCACACTGGAGCGTCTCACCACCCTGGAGGAAGCGCTCAAGGAGCGCATGCCCGACGAAGAACCAGACTTCAACAAGTTCCGCCGCAAGTTGAAGGACATGCAGAAGGAGCGGCCCAAGCCGGCCGCGCCGGCGCCGGCGCCGGCTGCCGCTGCGCCCGAAGGCAGCGCACCGCAGCCCGCGGCGGTTGCGGGCGGTGGTGCCGGATTCGCCACGGGCGAGGTGCAGGATGCGAGTGGGGCAATCCACGCGGTGCTCGCGGCCGCCACTTTCCTGCGCAAAAAAGATGCCGGCGAACCCCTCGCCTATACGTTGCCGCGCGCGGTGAAATGGGCCCGCGTGGGGTTACCACCGTCGGCGGAGGCCCGGCGGGATATTCCCGCTCCCGACAAGAACCTGGTGGAGGGGCTCGAATTTCAATTTGCCAACGGGGTGTGGGAACACCTGCTCACCAATGCGGAGGGTGCCTTCCGGGTCGAGGACCCGCTTTGGCTCGATCTGCAGCGCTATGTTTGTGCCGCGTTGCTCGGCCTTGGGCCGCAGTTCAACGACGCCCGACTTGCTGTGATGGCGATGACTGGAGCGCTCGTGCAGCGCCTCGGCAGCGGGGTGTACGACCTGACCTACAAGGGGGGGCGGGCGCTGTGTAGCGGCGAAACGCGAATGTGGCTCGAGGCAGAGGTGCTGCCCACGAAAGGCGGCGGCGGTGGGGGCGGGGGTGGCGCAGCAAACGGTAAATTGACGGAAGCCACCGACGCGGCCCGCAAGCTGGCCGCCGGCGGCAAGCTGGCCGAGGCCGTTGGCAAGCTCCAGGCCGGGCTGGCCGAATGTGCCCAGCGGCGCGATCGCTTTCTCTGGAAGCTGCACATCGCCGAACTGTGCTACGAGACGCAGCGGCTGCAACTCGCCGCACCGCTCCTCGAAGAATGTGCCGACGAAATTAAGCGCTACCGGATCGACGAGTGGGAGCCGGGGCTCGCGGCCCAGGTGGCGCACACGCTGTACCGTTGTCGCAAGGCCCTTGCGGCCGCGGAGAAAGAGCCCCACTCGGAGGCGCTCGCGCGGGTGCGCGAGTCGTATGCCTGGTTGTGTCAATTGGACCCCGTGGCGGCCCTGGCCGCCGAGCCGGCCGGCCGGTGA
- a CDS encoding DotU family type IV/VI secretion system protein, with product MSERETGPALRMTEVCWPIIDYLVNFSRQVKYGHQPASEQTRYELLSALRDAEDLARRDPAAERLWDDRVKAMMVYLIDYRMVNTNWDGRDYWFDNRFETDPEILDHVESLGGEKFFEDCDEIQKEYELAERRQRRDVAELAELLGLYFVCLRLGFKGQYHDRPQELADYTRRLFTRLPAYATTRSKEMFPDAYRHNQEIKVDYKLGLSLTLVVVILALVIGTSLITFRVAWHRAVVDIQKAEAAWDATTAAAAQDS from the coding sequence ATGAGCGAGCGCGAAACCGGACCGGCCCTCCGGATGACCGAAGTGTGCTGGCCGATTATCGACTATCTCGTGAACTTCAGCCGGCAGGTGAAGTACGGGCACCAGCCGGCGTCGGAACAGACGCGTTACGAGCTGCTGTCGGCGCTGCGGGATGCCGAAGACCTGGCCCGACGCGATCCGGCCGCGGAGCGGCTGTGGGATGACCGGGTTAAGGCCATGATGGTCTACCTGATCGACTACCGCATGGTGAATACCAACTGGGACGGACGCGACTACTGGTTCGACAACCGCTTCGAGACCGACCCGGAAATCCTCGATCACGTTGAATCACTCGGTGGTGAGAAGTTCTTCGAGGACTGCGACGAAATCCAGAAGGAGTACGAACTCGCCGAGCGCCGGCAGCGTCGCGACGTGGCCGAACTGGCCGAGCTGCTGGGACTGTACTTCGTCTGTCTGCGCCTTGGATTCAAGGGGCAGTACCACGATCGGCCGCAGGAATTGGCGGACTATACGCGGCGGTTGTTCACCCGGTTGCCGGCGTATGCGACCACCCGTTCGAAGGAGATGTTCCCCGACGCGTACCGCCACAACCAGGAAATCAAGGTGGACTACAAGCTGGGGCTCAGTCTGACGCTCGTCGTGGTGATCCTGGCGCTGGTGATCGGCACGTCACTGATCACGTTCCGGGTCGCCTGGCACCGGGCGGTTGTCGACATCCAGAAGGCCGAAGCGGCTTGGGACGCCACCACGGCGGCCGCAGCCCAGGACTCCTGA